TGGGCAGGGTGGTGCCGCGGATGGTGAGGATGACCGACGGCTGCCGCCAGCCCGAGTGCGGGTAGTACGCCACGGTGACGTCCGTGCGCCCCGCGCTGGTGGCGTAGCCCTGCCACTTGTTCAGGACGAGGGCCGCGGCGTCCACGCCCCCTTGTGAGGTCTGACTGCGCGTGGGGAAGGCGGACAGCTCGGCGATGGTGGTCCGGATGTTGTCCGCCGAGAGCGCGCCGATCAGCGTGTTCGCCGTGGCCGCGTTGGTGAGGGTGTAGCTGACGGCCTTCTGGTTCTTCACCGGGGGCGCCGGCTCCAGGGAGGCGATGGCCTCGTCTTGCGTCTCGTACGTGATGAAGCCCGCGCACCGGTTGAACTTCTCGTGCATGAGCAGCGCGAGCCGCGACAACTGGGACTCCTTCATCTGGAACACACCCGCGTGTTCCTGCTGCTTGAGCGCGGTGGGCACGCTCCAGCCTTCGGCCGCGAAGGCCTCTTGCATGGGCGCGATGGCATCCGTGCCGAGTGCAATCCAGACAGTCTTGTCGTTTGGCTTTGCCTTGATGGGCTCGGCAAAGGCCAGCGGGGCATTCAGCAGCAACACGGCGACCGGCATCCACGTCTTCATCCGCATGGGGCCTCCAAGGGGGCTGACTGCGCTGAGCAGCCTCTGCTTTTCCCGAAAAGAAGGCTTACAATGGGGGCCCTGGGGTGTGGGAAAGAAAACATACCCAGCGTGAAGTGCCGGGTGCCCCTCGTCACGACGCGCGACCGCCCTGGAATGTTTCACCCGGACACCTTCACTCGTTGGGAGTCGAATCATGCGTCGTTCCCCCTCGTGGTTTTCCTGGATGTGCATCGCCGCCCTGAGCGCCACGGCTTGTGGTGGCACGGAGATGGAGGCGCCGGCACCCGAGGCCGAGCGGGAGGTCGAGCAGTTCAAGTACTACGCGTACTGTGAGACGGACGCGCACGGCTACCAGACGGGGCGCTGCCTCGACTTCCACGCCTATGCGTACTGCGCGGACGCGCCCCTCCTGGGCTGTCATGTGGGGGCCCGCGCGCCCATCTCGCGTGTGAGCCAGGCCTGCGGCACGTACGTGAACGACTCGAACTGCGACGGGAAGTACCTGCCCGACCTCATCGAGATGTAGGGGGAGCCGCCGGGCGGCGCGTCACCCGCTCGCCGTGAATCCCGCGGGTTTCGGGCGCATCGCAAGGTCATCGACCCGGTGCGCCGGGGGGCCTCCGCTCGTGCATGGCTTGCACGGCGCGGAGGCTGCGGGAAGGATGGACGGCCATGGACTGCGACTGGCTCATCATCGGCTCGGGGTTCGGAGGCAGCGTCAGCGCGCTCCGGTTGACCGAGAAGGGCTATCGCGTCGTGGTGCTGGAGAAGGGCCGCCGCCTGCGCGCCCCCGACTTCCCGAAGACGAACTGGGACCTGCGTCGCTGGCTGTGGATGCCCACGCTGGGGTGGCGGGGCTTGTTCCAGATGTCGTTCTTCCGCCACGTCACCGTGTTGTCGGGTGTGGGCGTGGGCGGCGGCTCGCTCGTGTACGCCAACACGCTGCCCATCCCGAGGGACGACTTCTTCCAGGCCACCTCGTGGGGGCACCTCGCGTCGTGGAAGGAGGAGCTGGCGCCGCACTACGCCACCGCCCGGAGGATGCTGGGCGCCACCACCAACCCCCTGCGCACCGTGCCCGACCAGGTGTTGCAGGAGGTGGGCTCCGACATGGGCCGCACGGATTTCCAGCCGTCCACCGTCGCCGTGTATTTCGGAGAGCCCGGCGTCACGGTGAAGGACCCGTACTTCAACGGCGAGGGGCCGGAGCGCACGGGCTGCACCGCGTGTGGTGGCTGCATGCTGGGTTGCCGTCACGACGCCAAGAACACCCTCGACAAGAACTACCTCTACCTGGCGGAGCGGCGCGGTCTCACGCTGCACGCGGACACCGAAGTGACGTGGGTGCGGCCGCTGCCCGAAGGGGGTTACGAGGTGGAGGCGCTCCAGGGCGCGCGGCGCTCCTTCCGGAAGAAGGTGCGCTTCACCGCGCGGCACGTCGTCTTCGCCGGTGGCGTGCTGGGCACGGTGGACCTGCTGTTGAAGTTGAAGGCGAGCCCGGACGGACTGCCGCGCCTGTCGGACCGCTTGGGGGATGGCGTGCGGACCAACTCCGAGGCGCTGATGGGCATCGTGAGTGGCCGCAAGGAGCATGACTTGTCGCGAGGCATCGCGATTGGCTCCATCCTGCATACCGATGCGCAGTCGCATCTGGAGCCGGTGCGCTACTCCGCCGGGTCGGGGTTCTTCCGGTTGTTGATGGCGCCGCAGGTTCCGGGGGCCACGGTGCTTCAACGGCTGGTCCGGCTGGTGGCGGTGCTGGCCCGGCATCCGTTGCGTTTCCTCAAGGCGTGGTTCGTCCCGGAGTTCGCGAAGCGGACGGTGATTCTGCTCTACATGCGGACGCAGGAAGGGCACCTGCGCATGCAGCGCTCCCGGCGGCTGGGGTTGGGCACGGCGCTTCAGTCCGGTCCCGCGCCGTCGGCCAACATGCCAGAGGTGTTCGAGCTGGCGCGGCGGGTGGCGAAGAAGCTGGACGGCTACCCGATGACGATGGTGGTCGAGACGCTGCTGGGCATCCCGACGACCGCGCACATCCTGGGCGGCTGTTGCATGGGGGATTCTGCCCAGACGGGCGTCATCGACTCCCAGCATCGGGTGTTCGGTTATGACGGCTTGTATGTGGTGGACGGGGCCGCCATCTCCGCCAACCCGGGGGTGAATCCGTCCCTGACGATCACGGCCCTGGCCGAGCGGGCGATGGGCTTCATCCCCAGGGCCCCGACGGTGGGGGCCGGGGCGCCCGCGTCCACCCCGGGCGCCCACGTGGGTTGAGGCTACAGGCGGACCTGGAGCTCGTAGCGGCGGTTCTTCGCCTTCTTGGCGGCGGTGTCGTCGGGCTTCACCAGGGGCTTCTCGGAGCCGTGGCCCACGGCGAGGATTTCGTTCCGGGGGATGCCTCGGGCGATGAGCTCCTTGACGATGGTCTCCGCGCGCTGCTCGCTGAGCTTCTTGTTCTTGGCCGCGTCACCGGTGGAGTCGGTGTGGCCGGAGACCTCGAACTTGTAGGACTTCACGCCCGCGGCGACGAGCTGCTTCTTGGCGTCGACGAGCGCGTTGGTCAGCTTCTTGAGCTTCGCGTCGCAGCCGGGCTCGAGCTGGGCGGTGCCCGTCTTGAAGCTGCACTGGTTCTGCCGGCCTTCGTCCATGAGCTTCGTGTTGACGCGCTTCTCCACGGCGGACTTGCCGGCGTTGCCAGCGGCCTTTCCGAGGGAGTCGAGCGCGCCCTGCGCGGAGGCCACTCCGGGAAGGGTGAGCAGCGACACGGCGATGCACAGGGCCTTGAGCTTCATGCGTGAGGACTCCTCGGTGGAGGGCGGGTTCGCCCGGTGAGAGGCTGCCCAGGTGGCGCGGGTTCGTCCAGCCTCACGGTGTCCCCCGAGGAGGGAGGCGGGCGGCGCGTCCGCTCGGCTGGTAAAACTTGCCTCGCACCCTGAGGGCGGCAGCATGTCGCTCCAGGTCCCTTCGCACAGCGAGGCAGGCGTGAGCGGCAGCAGTCGAACGGAGCGGTGGCAGCAGCTTCTGTCGGGGTATCGGGTGGGGTCGGGCAACAAGCCGGTGGAGGAGCCGGCCCCCGTCCTGAGCGACATGGATGCGCTGCTCCAGGACGAGCGGACCGACTACGACCGGGACTACGACCGCATCGTCTTCTCCGCGGAGTTCCGCTGCCTGCACGACAAGACGCAGGTGTTTCCCCTGTCCACGAGCGACTACACCCGCACGCGGCTGACCCACAGCATCGAGGCCTCGTGCGTGGGCCGCTCCCTGGGGGCGCTCGCGGGCCGGGGGCTGCGGGCTCGGGAGGTCTTGGTGAATCCCTCGCACCTGGGCACCATCGTCGCGGCGGCGTGCCTGGCGCATGACATTGGCAATCCGCCCTTCGGGCACTCGGGCGAGGCGGCGATCCAGCACTGGGTGTCGCAGCGGTTGACGAAGCCAGGGGAGGGGCGGACCAGCCCCTTCGCGTCGCTGGCGGAGTGGCACGACCTGGAGTCGTTCGAAGGCAACGCGCAGGGCTTCCGCATCCTCAACCGGCTCCAGTCTCGCGAGCGCCGGGGCGGCCTGCGGTACACGGCCGCGACGCTGGGGGCCATGAGCAAGTACCCGCGTGCATCCGTGCTGCCCGGCGGGCGTGCGCGGGACAAGGCGCGCGTGTCGGAGAAGAAGTTCGGTTACTTCCAGGACGACGAGGGCCTGGCGCTGGAGGCCTATTCGGCCATGGGGCTGGTGGCGCGGGAGGCCGGCGTCTACTCCCGCCATCCGTTGGCGTTCCTCGTCGAGGCGGCGGATGACATCTGCTACGCGGTCATCGACTTGGAGGACTCCGCGAAGCTGGGGCTGATTCCCCTCCGCGATGCTTGTGAGCTGATGGAGGCGGTGCTGCCCAAGCCGGTGAATGGGCCCGTGCGCCCGCCGCCGTCGCACCTGGAGACGCGGCTGGCCCAGGCTCGGGCGCGGGCGATTGGTGAGCTCATCCAGGCCTGTGTGGCGGTCTTCCTGGAGAACGTGGAGGCGATGGAGGCGGGGACGTGGGAGACGCCCTTGGCGTCCGCGCGTGACGACGTGTCGAAGCCGCTGAAGGCCATCCGCAATCTGACCCGTCGTTACGGCTATGAGAGCGAGCGCGTGCTCCAAATCGAGAGCGCGGGTTTCAAGACGCTGGGCGGCCTGTTGGACATGTTCGCGATGGCAGTGGTGACGGACACGCCGAACCGCGAGGAGAAGAAGCTGCGGCAATTGTTGCCACTGGACTTGTTCCAGCGTCCGGAGCACGCGCGGGAGACGCAGTCGG
This genomic window from Myxococcus hansupus contains:
- a CDS encoding M20/M25/M40 family metallo-hydrolase — protein: MKTWMPVAVLLLNAPLAFAEPIKAKPNDKTVWIALGTDAIAPMQEAFAAEGWSVPTALKQQEHAGVFQMKESQLSRLALLMHEKFNRCAGFITYETQDEAIASLEPAPPVKNQKAVSYTLTNAATANTLIGALSADNIRTTIAELSAFPTRSQTSQGGVDAAALVLNKWQGYATSAGRTDVTVAYYPHSGWRQPSVILTIRGTTLPNEVVVVGGHLDSISSTSAAPGADDDASGIATFTEVIRVAMARNFRPQRTVKFMAYAAEETGLRGSREIAVAHKNQGINVVGVMQLDMTNYKHPNATADVGIVTDNTNAPQNQFIRDLITTYVGVPFTNTTCGYGCSDHASWHGQGFAASIPFEGTVVQKNPHIHTSRDTLTQSNNTATHALKFSKIAAAYVAELAKGTAQ
- a CDS encoding GMC oxidoreductase: MDCDWLIIGSGFGGSVSALRLTEKGYRVVVLEKGRRLRAPDFPKTNWDLRRWLWMPTLGWRGLFQMSFFRHVTVLSGVGVGGGSLVYANTLPIPRDDFFQATSWGHLASWKEELAPHYATARRMLGATTNPLRTVPDQVLQEVGSDMGRTDFQPSTVAVYFGEPGVTVKDPYFNGEGPERTGCTACGGCMLGCRHDAKNTLDKNYLYLAERRGLTLHADTEVTWVRPLPEGGYEVEALQGARRSFRKKVRFTARHVVFAGGVLGTVDLLLKLKASPDGLPRLSDRLGDGVRTNSEALMGIVSGRKEHDLSRGIAIGSILHTDAQSHLEPVRYSAGSGFFRLLMAPQVPGATVLQRLVRLVAVLARHPLRFLKAWFVPEFAKRTVILLYMRTQEGHLRMQRSRRLGLGTALQSGPAPSANMPEVFELARRVAKKLDGYPMTMVVETLLGIPTTAHILGGCCMGDSAQTGVIDSQHRVFGYDGLYVVDGAAISANPGVNPSLTITALAERAMGFIPRAPTVGAGAPASTPGAHVG
- a CDS encoding OmpA family protein, producing MKLKALCIAVSLLTLPGVASAQGALDSLGKAAGNAGKSAVEKRVNTKLMDEGRQNQCSFKTGTAQLEPGCDAKLKKLTNALVDAKKQLVAAGVKSYKFEVSGHTDSTGDAAKNKKLSEQRAETIVKELIARGIPRNEILAVGHGSEKPLVKPDDTAAKKAKNRRYELQVRL
- the dgt gene encoding dGTP triphosphohydrolase, translating into MGSGNKPVEEPAPVLSDMDALLQDERTDYDRDYDRIVFSAEFRCLHDKTQVFPLSTSDYTRTRLTHSIEASCVGRSLGALAGRGLRAREVLVNPSHLGTIVAAACLAHDIGNPPFGHSGEAAIQHWVSQRLTKPGEGRTSPFASLAEWHDLESFEGNAQGFRILNRLQSRERRGGLRYTAATLGAMSKYPRASVLPGGRARDKARVSEKKFGYFQDDEGLALEAYSAMGLVAREAGVYSRHPLAFLVEAADDICYAVIDLEDSAKLGLIPLRDACELMEAVLPKPVNGPVRPPPSHLETRLAQARARAIGELIQACVAVFLENVEAMEAGTWETPLASARDDVSKPLKAIRNLTRRYGYESERVLQIESAGFKTLGGLLDMFAMAVVTDTPNREEKKLRQLLPLDLFQRPEHARETQSEHASREDAINEAVARLSKYQRLLCVTDYISGMTDGFAVELFQRLSGIKLPT